In one Vulgatibacter incomptus genomic region, the following are encoded:
- a CDS encoding thymidine phosphorylase codes for MRAYDLIKRKRDGGRLAQEEIAAFLDAYTRGDIPDYQASAMLMAIFFRGMDAAELAAWTRAMLESGEVLDLSDIPGVKVDKHSTGGVGDKVSIPLVPLVMACGVKVPMIAGRGLGHTGGTIDKLEAIPGFSVELGVDRFRRQVSEIGAALIGQTAELAPADRKLYALRDATATVESIPLISSSILSKKLAEGCDALVLDVKVGQGAFMKDLGQARELARTMVDLGRQMGRRMVALLTGMEQPLGRAVGNALEVVESIEVLRGGGPEDLEHLTVELGAEMLVLGEAVANLESGRDRIRAAIADGSGLRAFEALVEAQGGDPRVVREPERLPRAPRTEVVRAPSAGYVVGIQAEEVGLAAMTLGAGRSRKEDPIDPAVGFVLQRKVGDRVEPGEPLAIAHLPDGRPSADALSRLLAAFTIAEEAPRQPPLVLERIA; via the coding sequence ATGCGCGCGTACGATCTGATCAAGCGGAAGCGGGACGGAGGCCGCCTGGCGCAGGAGGAGATCGCGGCCTTCCTGGATGCCTATACTCGAGGTGACATTCCCGACTACCAGGCCTCCGCGATGCTGATGGCGATCTTCTTCCGGGGCATGGATGCCGCCGAGCTCGCCGCCTGGACCCGCGCGATGCTCGAGAGCGGCGAGGTGCTCGACCTCTCCGACATCCCCGGCGTCAAGGTGGACAAGCACTCGACCGGCGGCGTCGGCGACAAGGTGTCGATCCCGCTTGTGCCGCTGGTGATGGCGTGCGGGGTGAAGGTCCCGATGATCGCCGGCCGCGGCCTCGGCCACACCGGCGGCACCATCGACAAGCTCGAGGCGATCCCGGGCTTCAGCGTCGAGCTCGGCGTCGACCGCTTCCGGCGGCAGGTGAGCGAGATCGGCGCGGCCCTCATCGGCCAGACGGCGGAGCTCGCCCCGGCGGACCGGAAGCTCTACGCGCTCCGCGACGCCACCGCCACCGTGGAGTCGATCCCGCTGATCTCCAGCTCGATCCTCTCCAAGAAGCTCGCCGAGGGGTGTGACGCCCTGGTGCTCGACGTGAAGGTCGGGCAGGGCGCCTTCATGAAGGACCTCGGGCAGGCCCGGGAGCTGGCCCGGACGATGGTCGACCTCGGCCGCCAGATGGGAAGGCGGATGGTCGCGCTCCTCACCGGCATGGAGCAACCCCTGGGCCGCGCCGTCGGGAACGCCCTCGAGGTGGTCGAGTCGATCGAGGTCCTTCGCGGAGGCGGTCCCGAGGACCTCGAGCACCTCACCGTGGAGCTCGGCGCCGAGATGCTCGTCCTCGGGGAGGCCGTCGCGAATCTGGAGAGCGGCCGCGATCGGATCCGGGCGGCCATCGCCGACGGCAGCGGCCTCAGGGCCTTCGAGGCGCTGGTCGAGGCACAGGGCGGCGACCCACGCGTGGTCCGCGAGCCCGAGCGCCTCCCCCGGGCCCCGCGCACCGAGGTCGTTCGGGCCCCGAGCGCCGGCTACGTCGTCGGGATTCAGGCGGAGGAGGTCGGCCTCGCCGCGATGACGCTCGGCGCCGGGCGGTCGAGGAAAGAGGACCCGATCGATCCCGCCGTCGGCTTCGTCCTCCAGCGCAAGGTCGGCGACCGGGTGGAGCCGGGCGAGCCTCTCGCCATCGCGCATCTGCCCGATGGCCGGCCGTCGGCAGATGCGCTCTCGCGGCTCCTCGCCGCCTTCACCATCGCCGAGGAGGCGCCGCGTCAGCCGCCCCTCGTCCTCGAACGGATCGCATGA
- a CDS encoding purine-nucleoside phosphorylase, which translates to MSPIPTDHFERLAAAAALIRERSGMSPEVGVILGSGLGGFGDRLEAAVTIPYGALPGFPASSVLGHRGRLLVGKLGGTTVAALQGRAHGYEGFEPWQLAFPTRALCLAGIRTLVVTNAAGGIRADLRPGDLMRISDHIDLSGTNPLVGPNDDRLGTRFPDLSRAYDSDLTAKLYAAARGAGVELKTGVYACMRGPSYETPAEIKMLRTLGADAVGMSTVPEVIAAVHMGVRIAGISCITNFAAGASREPLRHDEVAVVAAKAADRFSALLEAFLPAAAS; encoded by the coding sequence ATGAGCCCCATCCCAACGGACCATTTCGAACGCCTGGCGGCCGCAGCGGCCCTGATTCGCGAGCGGAGCGGCATGTCGCCGGAGGTGGGCGTGATCCTCGGCTCCGGCCTCGGCGGCTTCGGCGATCGTCTCGAGGCGGCGGTCACGATCCCCTATGGAGCGCTGCCCGGCTTTCCCGCCTCCTCCGTGCTCGGCCACCGGGGGCGCCTGCTGGTCGGCAAGCTCGGCGGAACCACCGTCGCCGCTCTCCAGGGCAGGGCCCACGGCTACGAGGGGTTCGAGCCGTGGCAGCTGGCCTTCCCGACGCGGGCGCTCTGCCTTGCCGGGATCCGCACGCTCGTGGTCACCAACGCTGCCGGCGGGATCCGCGCAGATCTCCGGCCCGGCGACCTGATGCGGATCTCGGATCACATCGACCTCTCCGGGACCAATCCGCTCGTGGGGCCCAATGACGATCGGCTCGGCACGCGCTTCCCCGATCTCTCGCGGGCCTACGATTCCGACCTCACCGCGAAGCTCTATGCCGCCGCGCGCGGCGCCGGCGTCGAGCTCAAGACCGGCGTCTACGCTTGCATGCGGGGCCCCAGCTACGAGACTCCGGCCGAGATCAAGATGCTGCGAACCTTGGGCGCCGACGCGGTGGGGATGAGCACCGTCCCCGAGGTGATCGCCGCCGTCCACATGGGGGTGCGAATCGCGGGGATCTCCTGCATCACCAACTTCGCCGCCGGGGCCTCTCGCGAGCCCCTCCGCCACGACGAGGTCGCAGTCGTCGCCGCCAAGGCTGCGGATCGCTTCTCGGCGCTGCTGGAGGCCTTCCTCCCTGCCGCGGCGTCGTAG
- a CDS encoding DUF3006 domain-containing protein produces the protein MIRGTIDSIDEGLARIELDDGGVCTLPARCLPAETAEGDRILLQLGRDEAETAVARQRLAEKRNALIDGDDGDFEL, from the coding sequence ATGATTCGAGGAACCATCGACAGCATCGACGAAGGACTCGCCCGAATCGAGCTGGATGACGGCGGGGTCTGCACGCTGCCGGCTCGCTGTCTTCCCGCCGAGACCGCCGAAGGTGACCGGATCCTTCTCCAACTGGGGCGCGACGAGGCGGAGACCGCCGTCGCGCGACAGAGGCTCGCCGAGAAGCGGAACGCGCTGATCGACGGCGACGACGGCGACTTCGAGCTCTGA
- a CDS encoding ComEC/Rec2 family competence protein yields MRFFRLFALLLLLAPSWAWAAPLTLEVFDVGQGDAMLLTSPTGKRVLIDAGPPEAGERMAKRLRDRGIDALDLLVMTHPHLDHVGGVRAAIAAAPPRLVLDPGTDHPTRTYEQILDELLRRKIPLRIARRGTKIDLGGGAVAEVLAPPEPRLGGKRSVNANSIVLAIRFGQIAWLLTGDAEPETERWLLRESGSSLRADLLKVAHHGSRHSSTAEFLRAVGPRDAIVSCGAGNDYGHPAPAAIERLERAGAKIWRTDRDGSLRVTTDGKTMRVERIETQGKADDSRNHRQHRRRTRPNRAG; encoded by the coding sequence ATGCGCTTTTTCCGTCTGTTCGCGTTGCTCCTGCTCCTCGCTCCCTCGTGGGCGTGGGCGGCGCCCCTCACGCTCGAGGTCTTCGACGTGGGACAGGGTGACGCGATGCTGCTCACCTCCCCGACGGGGAAGCGAGTCCTAATCGACGCCGGCCCTCCCGAAGCCGGTGAGCGGATGGCGAAGAGGCTTCGCGACCGCGGGATCGACGCGCTCGACCTCCTGGTGATGACCCACCCCCACCTCGATCACGTCGGGGGCGTCCGCGCGGCGATAGCGGCCGCCCCGCCCCGCCTGGTGCTCGACCCGGGGACGGACCATCCCACGCGGACCTACGAGCAGATCCTCGACGAGCTGCTGCGCCGGAAGATCCCCCTTCGGATCGCCCGGCGGGGCACGAAGATCGACCTCGGAGGCGGCGCTGTAGCGGAGGTGCTGGCGCCGCCTGAGCCGCGCCTCGGGGGCAAGCGTTCGGTGAACGCGAACTCGATCGTCCTCGCGATCCGCTTCGGGCAGATCGCATGGCTCCTCACCGGGGACGCGGAGCCGGAGACGGAGCGCTGGCTCCTTCGCGAGAGCGGGAGCTCGCTGCGCGCGGATCTCCTCAAGGTGGCGCATCACGGGAGCCGGCACTCGTCCACGGCCGAATTCCTTCGGGCGGTCGGGCCGCGAGACGCGATCGTATCCTGCGGGGCAGGGAACGACTACGGGCATCCGGCACCGGCAGCGATCGAAAGGCTCGAGCGCGCCGGCGCGAAGATCTGGCGCACCGATCGCGACGGGAGCCTGCGGGTGACCACCGACGGAAAGACGATGAGGGTCGAGAGGATCGAGACCCAGGGGAAGGCGGATGATTCGAGGAACCATCGACAGCATCGACGAAGGACTCGCCCGAATCGAGCTGGATGA
- the pilB gene encoding type IV-A pilus assembly ATPase PilB, giving the protein MSGRLGELLVRENLISLQQLQKAQDEARKSGQRIGSALLKVGAIEETKLTDFLSRQYGVPSIDLKEFEIDPEVLKLIPREACEKHSVIPVNRAGASLIVAMADPSNIFAVDDLKFLTGYNIETVVASEANIRAAIEKYYADKGPSYEEVMEGFDESEIAVEHGEDDASSGDLERAADDAPVVRLVNLILLDAIKKGASDIHVEPYEKDFRVRYRIDGVLYEVMKPPFKLKNAIVSRLKIMSDLDIAVRRLPQDGRIKLKLGKGKEMDFRVSVCPTLFGEKVVLRLLDKSNLQLDMTRLGFEEQQLSWFMEAIERPYGMCLVTGPTGSGKTTTLYSALAKLNQISDNISTAEDPVEFNFAGINQVQMHEDIGLNFASALRSFLRQDPDIIMVGEIRDFETAEIAVKAALTGHMVLSTLHTNDAPGTVSRLLNMGIEPFLVTSSVNLILAQRLARKLCAECKRPAEVGEQALLDVGVSAEEIGSFTVYEPVGCSICNQRGYKGRVAIYEVMPFWDGLKELVINGASTAELKQEAIRLGMVTLRMAAINKMKAGMTSMEEVVGNTAPDRF; this is encoded by the coding sequence ATGTCGGGTAGGCTCGGGGAGCTTCTCGTTCGCGAGAATCTCATCTCGCTCCAGCAGCTCCAGAAGGCGCAGGACGAGGCGCGCAAGTCCGGTCAGAGGATCGGCTCCGCGCTCCTGAAGGTCGGCGCGATCGAGGAGACCAAGCTCACCGACTTCCTCAGCCGCCAATACGGCGTGCCGTCGATCGATCTCAAGGAGTTCGAGATCGATCCCGAGGTCCTGAAGCTCATCCCCAGGGAGGCCTGCGAGAAGCACTCCGTGATCCCGGTGAACCGCGCCGGGGCCTCGCTGATCGTGGCGATGGCGGATCCGTCGAACATCTTCGCCGTCGACGACCTCAAGTTCCTCACCGGCTACAACATCGAGACCGTGGTCGCCTCCGAGGCGAACATCCGCGCGGCCATCGAGAAGTACTACGCCGACAAGGGGCCCTCCTACGAGGAGGTGATGGAGGGCTTCGACGAGAGCGAGATCGCCGTGGAGCACGGCGAGGACGACGCCTCTTCCGGCGACCTCGAGCGCGCCGCCGACGACGCTCCCGTCGTCCGCCTGGTGAACCTCATCCTCCTCGACGCCATCAAGAAGGGCGCCTCCGATATCCACGTGGAGCCCTACGAGAAGGACTTCCGCGTCCGCTACCGGATCGACGGCGTGCTCTACGAGGTGATGAAGCCGCCGTTCAAGCTCAAGAACGCGATCGTCTCCCGCCTCAAGATCATGAGCGACCTGGACATCGCCGTGCGCCGCCTCCCCCAGGACGGCCGTATCAAGCTGAAGCTCGGCAAGGGCAAGGAGATGGACTTCCGCGTCTCCGTCTGCCCCACGCTCTTCGGCGAGAAGGTCGTGCTCCGCCTCCTCGACAAGTCGAACCTCCAGCTCGACATGACCAGGCTGGGCTTCGAGGAGCAGCAGCTGTCGTGGTTCATGGAGGCCATCGAGAGGCCCTACGGCATGTGCCTCGTCACCGGCCCCACCGGCTCCGGTAAGACGACCACGCTGTACTCCGCCCTCGCCAAGCTCAACCAGATCTCCGACAACATCTCCACCGCCGAGGATCCCGTCGAGTTCAACTTCGCCGGCATCAACCAGGTGCAGATGCACGAGGACATCGGCCTCAACTTCGCGTCCGCCCTGCGCAGCTTCCTCCGCCAGGACCCCGACATCATCATGGTCGGCGAGATCCGAGACTTCGAGACCGCCGAGATCGCCGTGAAGGCCGCTCTCACCGGCCACATGGTGCTCTCCACCCTCCACACCAACGACGCGCCCGGCACGGTGTCCCGTCTGCTCAACATGGGCATCGAGCCCTTCCTCGTGACCTCGTCGGTGAACCTGATCCTCGCCCAGCGACTCGCCCGCAAGCTCTGCGCCGAGTGCAAGAGGCCCGCGGAGGTCGGCGAGCAGGCGCTCCTCGACGTCGGCGTCTCCGCCGAGGAGATCGGCAGCTTCACCGTCTACGAGCCGGTGGGCTGCAGCATCTGCAACCAGCGCGGCTACAAGGGCCGGGTCGCCATTTACGAGGTGATGCCGTTCTGGGACGGCCTCAAGGAGCTAGTGATCAACGGCGCCTCCACTGCCGAGCTCAAGCAGGAGGCGATCCGCCTCGGCATGGTCACCCTGCGTATGGCGGCCATCAACAAGATGAAGGCGGGCATGACCTCCATGGAAGAGGTCGTCGGCAACACCGCCCCCGACCGGTTCTAG
- a CDS encoding FYDLN acid domain-containing protein, with the protein MSPAKDLGTRHECWKCGAKFYDMNKPSPACPKCGADPRAKPAPPPTPKAAKPAPAPKRAKVEEGEEAHEHEEEESFGEEEGAEEDAEDDAEAEPEDDVF; encoded by the coding sequence ATGAGCCCAGCGAAAGATCTCGGCACCCGGCACGAATGCTGGAAGTGCGGCGCCAAGTTCTACGACATGAACAAGCCTTCCCCTGCGTGTCCCAAGTGCGGCGCCGACCCGCGCGCGAAGCCCGCTCCGCCCCCGACGCCGAAGGCCGCCAAGCCCGCCCCTGCGCCAAAGCGCGCCAAGGTCGAAGAGGGCGAGGAGGCACACGAGCACGAAGAGGAGGAGTCCTTCGGCGAAGAAGAGGGCGCCGAGGAAGACGCCGAGGACGACGCCGAGGCCGAGCCCGAGGACGACGTCTTCTAA
- the deoC gene encoding deoxyribose-phosphate aldolase, translated as MTLPRTARELAALIDHTILKPDATAAEVERTCEEARSHGFATVCVSSSWIPLVAARLEVSGVLPIAVVGFPSGAAAAEAKAFEASWAVRHGAREIDTVIHLGALKGGDDAAVVRDLAAVVEAARPWPVKAILECAALDQEQKERACRLAVEAGVAFVKTSTGFGPGGATADDVALLRRLVGDDVGVKASGGIRTTEDALRMIAAGANRIGASASVAIVAGMSAS; from the coding sequence TTGACGCTTCCGCGCACGGCCCGCGAGCTCGCCGCTCTCATCGACCACACGATCCTGAAGCCCGACGCCACCGCCGCCGAGGTCGAGAGAACCTGCGAGGAAGCCCGCAGCCATGGCTTCGCGACGGTCTGCGTGAGCTCCTCCTGGATCCCCCTCGTGGCGGCGCGGCTGGAGGTGAGCGGCGTGCTGCCCATCGCCGTCGTCGGCTTCCCCTCCGGCGCCGCCGCAGCAGAGGCGAAGGCCTTCGAGGCGTCGTGGGCGGTGCGCCACGGCGCCCGGGAGATCGACACCGTGATCCACCTCGGCGCGCTCAAAGGGGGCGACGACGCGGCGGTCGTCCGCGACCTGGCCGCCGTCGTGGAGGCGGCGCGGCCGTGGCCGGTGAAGGCGATCCTCGAGTGCGCTGCCCTCGACCAGGAGCAGAAGGAGAGGGCGTGCCGGCTCGCGGTCGAGGCAGGGGTCGCGTTCGTCAAGACGTCGACCGGCTTCGGCCCCGGCGGCGCCACGGCGGACGACGTCGCGCTCCTTCGGCGCCTCGTCGGCGACGACGTCGGCGTCAAGGCCTCGGGCGGTATCCGGACCACGGAAGATGCGCTTCGGATGATCGCCGCCGGCGCGAACCGGATCGGCGCCTCGGCCTCGGTGGCGATTGTCGCGGGAATGTCGGCATCGTAG
- a CDS encoding chloride channel protein, protein MDSGVRRFTTQLNDWLLGRNRRIFSALLADDAPVDLRLVGRTLAHAALVGLAAGAAGAAFLWALEQAQRLFLEGWAGYVPLLAHGEAHDAAPSWSRFRPWVLLFLPALGGLVAGWLSRFAPEILGGGGDAAIDAFHHGGGRIRRRVLWLKPLATLFTLGTGGSGGREGPTMQLGGAFGSLVADVLKVSVRERRILFLAGIAAGISAVFRTPLGAALIAVELLYRDGFESDALVPSVLASVVAYSVVTSIFGEATLFHHARSFPFIPRHLVLYGLLALSCSLLAVLFLSALRVARRTVARLPLPRWLHPAVGGLALGALITPVIVLSGRYVPAQGQGFGILGGGYGAVQVAISGASWLTEGWTAVLLLAVMTLGKLVATSLTIGSGGSAGDFAPSLAIGGLFGGAFGRAAQLLLGDPSIDPGAFALVGMGAFYGGIAHVPLSAMVLVCELAGNYDLLVPLMLTQGIAFVALRRHALYGSQPATERDSPVHRENALLSALESIQVREAMTFGLNHVFAPSTPASEILRIHGEADSQNVFPVQGSDGALVGMINTDAVRVLAGEPGSFGWAVAADVMGPFVSVRPDDDLRTAAERLVANGLRELPVVDDAGRIVGYLDEARISETSLGLRAPKQAAPGVAPMAPLPKSH, encoded by the coding sequence GTGGACTCCGGCGTCAGACGATTCACCACCCAGCTCAACGATTGGCTCCTCGGCCGGAACCGCAGGATCTTCTCCGCGCTCCTCGCCGACGACGCGCCGGTGGATCTGCGCCTGGTGGGGCGGACCCTCGCCCACGCCGCGCTGGTGGGCCTGGCCGCCGGAGCGGCAGGCGCCGCCTTCCTCTGGGCGCTCGAGCAGGCGCAGCGCCTCTTCCTCGAGGGCTGGGCGGGCTACGTCCCCCTGCTCGCCCACGGCGAGGCCCACGACGCCGCTCCCTCGTGGAGCCGCTTCCGGCCCTGGGTGCTGCTCTTCCTGCCCGCCCTCGGCGGCCTGGTCGCCGGCTGGCTCTCCCGCTTCGCCCCGGAGATCCTCGGCGGCGGGGGTGACGCCGCCATCGACGCCTTCCACCACGGCGGCGGCCGGATCCGGCGGAGGGTCCTCTGGCTCAAGCCCCTCGCGACGCTCTTCACTCTGGGCACCGGAGGCTCCGGAGGCCGCGAAGGCCCCACCATGCAGCTCGGGGGCGCGTTCGGCAGCCTCGTGGCCGACGTGCTCAAGGTCAGCGTCCGCGAGCGGCGCATCCTCTTCCTGGCCGGCATTGCCGCCGGGATCTCCGCGGTCTTCCGCACGCCGCTGGGCGCCGCCCTCATCGCCGTCGAGCTCCTCTACCGCGACGGCTTCGAGTCGGACGCCCTGGTGCCCTCCGTGCTCGCGAGCGTCGTGGCCTACTCGGTGGTCACCTCGATCTTCGGCGAGGCCACGCTCTTCCACCACGCGCGCTCCTTCCCCTTCATCCCGCGCCACCTCGTCCTCTACGGTCTCCTTGCGCTCTCCTGCTCGCTGCTGGCGGTGCTCTTCCTCTCTGCGCTGCGTGTAGCGAGGCGGACGGTGGCGCGCCTGCCGCTGCCGCGCTGGCTCCACCCGGCCGTGGGCGGCCTCGCCCTGGGCGCGCTCATCACGCCGGTGATCGTGCTCTCCGGCCGGTACGTGCCCGCGCAGGGGCAGGGCTTCGGCATCCTGGGCGGCGGCTACGGCGCCGTGCAGGTGGCGATCTCCGGGGCCTCGTGGCTCACCGAGGGATGGACGGCCGTCCTCCTCCTCGCCGTGATGACCCTCGGCAAGCTCGTCGCCACCTCGCTGACGATCGGCTCCGGCGGCAGCGCCGGCGACTTCGCTCCCTCCCTCGCCATCGGCGGCCTCTTCGGCGGCGCCTTCGGAAGGGCGGCCCAGCTCCTCCTCGGCGATCCCTCCATCGACCCCGGCGCCTTCGCGCTGGTGGGCATGGGCGCGTTCTACGGCGGGATCGCCCACGTGCCCCTGAGCGCGATGGTCCTCGTCTGCGAGCTCGCGGGGAACTACGACCTCCTCGTTCCCCTCATGCTCACCCAGGGCATCGCCTTCGTCGCGCTCCGCAGGCACGCGCTCTACGGCTCCCAGCCCGCCACCGAGCGTGACTCTCCCGTGCACCGGGAGAACGCGCTCCTCTCCGCCCTCGAGTCGATCCAGGTGCGCGAGGCCATGACCTTCGGGCTCAACCACGTCTTCGCGCCGAGCACGCCGGCGAGCGAGATCCTCCGGATCCACGGCGAGGCCGACTCGCAGAACGTCTTCCCCGTCCAGGGATCGGACGGTGCGCTCGTGGGGATGATCAACACCGACGCGGTGCGGGTGCTCGCCGGCGAGCCGGGCTCCTTCGGCTGGGCGGTCGCCGCGGACGTGATGGGGCCCTTCGTCTCCGTCCGCCCGGACGACGACCTGCGCACCGCCGCCGAGCGGCTCGTGGCCAACGGGCTGCGGGAGCTGCCGGTGGTGGACGACGCCGGCCGGATCGTCGGCTACCTCGACGAGGCGCGCATCTCCGAGACCTCCCTCGGCCTCCGCGCGCCGAAGCAGGCCGCGCCGGGTGTGGCCCCAATGGCCCCGCTCCCCAAGTCCCATTGA
- a CDS encoding bifunctional riboflavin kinase/FAD synthetase, with product MDVFHSVAQARDQLYGCAVAIGNFDGVHPGHHRLLELARELSRPRGTKAVLLTFEPHPAKILSPDFAPPLIATLPRKLQLLEAEGLDAVVLQRFDRAYAGTSPDDFVMRDLLDGMGARDIVVGYDFTFGKGRAGTPDVLARLAGTSAKVHTVPAVTREGLAVSSSKIRELVLEGRVGPAADLLGRPFVLDGEVVPGRGRGTKIGVPTANVAPDTELLPAAGVYAVRVAVEGMEGTVGGAANIGRKPTFGDEELTVEVHLFDVDANLYGKRMAVAFLQRLRAEQRFASVEELVARIHLDIDEARAIAGRQADLPLVTVQRAFAN from the coding sequence ATGGACGTCTTCCACTCGGTCGCCCAGGCCCGTGACCAGCTCTACGGCTGCGCCGTCGCCATCGGCAACTTCGACGGGGTCCACCCCGGCCACCACCGCCTGCTCGAGCTCGCCAGAGAGCTGTCGCGCCCCAGGGGCACCAAGGCGGTGCTCCTCACCTTCGAGCCGCACCCCGCGAAGATCCTCTCGCCCGACTTCGCGCCGCCCCTCATCGCCACCCTGCCGCGCAAGCTCCAGCTCCTCGAGGCCGAAGGGCTCGACGCCGTGGTGCTCCAGCGCTTCGACCGCGCCTACGCCGGCACCTCGCCCGACGACTTCGTCATGCGCGACCTCCTCGACGGGATGGGCGCGAGGGACATCGTCGTCGGCTACGACTTCACCTTCGGCAAGGGCCGCGCCGGCACGCCCGACGTCCTCGCCAGGCTCGCGGGCACCTCCGCCAAGGTCCACACCGTCCCCGCCGTGACCCGCGAAGGCCTCGCGGTGAGCAGCAGCAAGATCCGCGAGCTCGTCCTCGAGGGCCGCGTCGGCCCGGCGGCCGACCTCCTCGGCAGGCCCTTCGTCCTCGACGGCGAGGTGGTACCGGGGCGGGGGAGGGGCACGAAGATCGGCGTCCCCACCGCCAACGTGGCTCCCGACACCGAGCTCCTCCCCGCAGCCGGCGTCTACGCGGTCCGCGTCGCGGTCGAGGGCATGGAGGGCACCGTCGGCGGCGCCGCCAACATCGGCCGCAAGCCCACCTTCGGCGACGAGGAGCTCACCGTCGAGGTCCACCTCTTCGACGTCGACGCCAACCTCTACGGCAAGCGGATGGCGGTGGCCTTCCTGCAGCGCCTCCGGGCGGAGCAGCGCTTCGCCTCGGTGGAGGAGCTCGTCGCGCGGATCCACCTCGACATCGACGAGGCGAGGGCGATCGCCGGACGCCAGGCGGACCTGCCCCTCGTCACCGTCCAGCGGGCGTTCGCAAATTGA
- a CDS encoding cytidine deaminase: MATKRSSSRAPRKAPAKAPAKAKAPTRRPVRNADLRRLLLAALAARQRAYAPYSRYQVGAAVLGDDGRVYAGCNVENSSYGVCLCAERNAVGQAIARGARRILAAAVVTSSTPPAPPCGICLQTFAELADSDLPILLANPGDEERRLTLAELLPHGFGPAALKAAR, from the coding sequence ATGGCGACCAAGCGCTCCAGCTCGCGTGCCCCCCGAAAGGCCCCGGCCAAAGCCCCGGCCAAGGCCAAGGCCCCCACTCGAAGGCCCGTCCGCAACGCCGACCTGCGCCGGCTCCTCCTCGCCGCCCTCGCTGCACGGCAGCGCGCCTACGCTCCCTACTCGCGATACCAGGTGGGCGCCGCGGTCCTGGGCGACGACGGCAGGGTCTACGCCGGCTGCAACGTCGAGAACAGCTCCTACGGCGTCTGCCTCTGCGCCGAGCGAAACGCGGTGGGCCAGGCCATCGCCCGCGGCGCCCGCCGGATCCTCGCCGCCGCCGTGGTCACCTCGTCCACGCCACCCGCGCCTCCTTGCGGCATCTGCCTCCAGACCTTCGCCGAGCTCGCCGATAGCGACCTCCCGATCCTCCTCGCCAACCCTGGCGACGAAGAGCGCCGCCTCACCCTCGCCGAGCTCCTCCCCCACGGCTTCGGCCCAGCGGCGTTGAAGGCAGCCAGGTAG
- a CDS encoding GYF domain-containing protein: MPRCVRRKCRGIRIRHSAKSSASRSSLERRIVVESRAMRFACETCHSRYDLADEKVLGKRLKVRCRKCGATISVQGERAPALEVAPTGPLSSPPAEPDVARSIDAELALDPAEPEIARSIEADPGIDPAEPDDPSSRDADPATAPAEVEVARSVDDGPAILSARPEVRKEPEVAEGGATSRQEARESGASALLAVLRLRPKAGFEWFAMVDGEQLGPWSDRELHDAVERGDVGPLTFVWHEGMPDWERFSAVRPDASPSDHHEVEPAVDVAEEAPSDSTDVEPAEESSSTPSDAGLDSTSLDALNFGDEALAAEPPVPARRGAIVVGVSAAVLVALLVAMAWLVFGGAP, from the coding sequence TTGCCTCGCTGTGTTCGACGAAAGTGTCGGGGAATTAGAATCCGCCATTCTGCGAAGTCAAGCGCCTCGCGGTCCTCGCTCGAGCGGCGGATTGTTGTAGAGTCCCGCGCGATGCGCTTCGCATGCGAGACCTGTCACTCCCGCTACGATCTGGCCGATGAGAAGGTGCTCGGGAAGCGGCTGAAGGTCCGCTGCAGGAAGTGCGGGGCCACGATCAGCGTCCAGGGCGAGCGCGCCCCTGCTCTTGAAGTCGCTCCGACTGGACCTCTTTCGAGCCCTCCCGCCGAACCCGACGTCGCGCGTTCGATTGACGCCGAACTTGCGCTCGACCCCGCGGAACCCGAGATCGCCCGTTCGATTGAGGCCGATCCTGGGATCGACCCCGCCGAACCCGACGACCCTTCCTCGAGGGACGCCGATCCTGCGACTGCGCCCGCCGAAGTCGAGGTCGCGCGCTCGGTCGACGACGGACCGGCGATCCTTTCGGCCAGGCCCGAGGTTCGGAAGGAGCCCGAAGTCGCCGAAGGCGGAGCGACGTCGCGGCAGGAAGCGCGGGAGAGCGGTGCATCGGCGCTCTTGGCGGTGCTCCGGCTTCGGCCCAAGGCCGGGTTCGAGTGGTTCGCCATGGTCGACGGCGAACAGCTCGGGCCGTGGTCGGATCGCGAGCTGCACGACGCCGTCGAGCGCGGCGACGTCGGCCCTCTCACCTTCGTCTGGCACGAGGGGATGCCGGATTGGGAGCGGTTCTCCGCCGTACGCCCGGATGCGTCGCCGTCGGACCATCATGAGGTGGAACCGGCTGTGGACGTGGCCGAGGAGGCGCCGTCCGATTCGACCGACGTTGAACCGGCGGAGGAATCGTCGTCCACGCCAAGTGATGCGGGTCTCGACTCCACGAGCCTGGACGCGCTCAACTTCGGCGATGAGGCCCTGGCTGCAGAACCTCCCGTCCCCGCACGCCGTGGCGCAATCGTCGTGGGCGTGAGCGCCGCGGTCCTCGTCGCCCTTCTCGTCGCGATGGCCTGGCTCGTGTTTGGCGGGGCGCCGTAG